The DNA segment TTAACTTGTAATGGAGTATATTCTGCAAAATCTCCATGAAGTTGTAAAATTTTAAGACTTAAAGCTCCACGAAATTGTGCTAATTTTAAAACCGTTTTTGGATTATATGCAAAAAATATATCTTCTATAGCAACCTCATCAAATTGGTGATTTTTAAATATTAAATCTAGTCCTTCACAAAGCTCTGTAATTTGATATTGTAAATTGTTAGGTTTAATTTTTATCAGTCCTGCTTCTATAAGTTG comes from the Campylobacter insulaenigrae NCTC 12927 genome and includes:
- the ruvC gene encoding crossover junction endodeoxyribonuclease RuvC; this translates as MKVLGIDPGSRYCGYAIIERNNGKNQLIEAGLIKIKPNNLQYQITELCEGLDLIFKNHQFDEVAIEDIFFAYNPKTVLKLAQFRGALSLKILQLHGDFAEYTPLQVKKAVTGKAKATKEQVSFMVKRLLGISKDIKPLDITDAIAVALTHLANLRIRN